The following coding sequences are from one Capsicum annuum cultivar UCD-10X-F1 chromosome 3, UCD10Xv1.1, whole genome shotgun sequence window:
- the LOC107866201 gene encoding pentatricopeptide repeat-containing protein At5g66520-like codes for MQRPRVKEIGSKDLLFPSSLFHFDDSEQDFKIIKPVGATKMMEFQRLNLKNTLTCMLKNCMTMRELKQIHGHITISPKLFITDRWFLISRLIFFCTVSQSGSLTYANTVFNLVPRKTLFIYNAMIRAYASRIHDPTSSQPLILYKQMLFDGITPDCITFPFVLKHCVTRVSVVVGKSVHAHVVKFGFHTDVFVQNCLISLYSQSGSVGNARRVFDEISNKDIVSWNSIIIGCLRNSELDMALELFRSMKKRNIVTWNSIITGFVQGGRPKEALGFFYEMQVFGDDMVSPDKMTIASVLSACASLGAVDQGRWVHDYLNTSGLEFDMVIATALVDMYGKCGSVSRALDVFRAMKNKDVLAWTAMLSAFAINGNGREAFELFLDMEAAGVRPNAVTFTALLSACAHSGLIDTARWCFHVMRHAYHIEPQGQHYACMVDILGRAGLFDEAEALIRNMPLEPDVFVWGALLGGCQMHRNFPLGEKVAWCLIALEPLNHAFYVILCDIYAKAGRFDHLKEIRALMKEKGIEKTVPGCSTIEVGGVVCEFSVRGSPQVLMTEILSVLDSLSDEIGRSINMSLVQEL; via the coding sequence ATGCAGAGACCCCGAGTAAAGGAAATAGGAAGCAAAGATTTACTGTTCCCAAGTTCATTATTTCACTTTGACGACTCTGAACAAGATTTTAAAATCATCAAACCTGTTGGAGCTACGAAGATGATGGAGTTCCAACGGTTAAATTTGAAGAATACATTAACATGCATGCTTAAGAATTGCATGACCATGAGAGAGCTCAAGCAGATACATGGCCACATTACAATATCCCCTAAACTCTTCATCACTGACCGTTGGTTCCTAATATCTCGCCTTATTTTCTTCTGCACAGTTTCACAATCGGGATCTCTTACCTATGCCAACACCGTATTCAACCTCGTTCCTCGCAAAACTCTCTTCATTTACAACGCCATGATCAGAGCTTACGCTTCAAGAATCCATGACCCCACTTCATCTCAGCCCTTAATTTTGTACAAACAAATGCTCTTTGATGGTATTACACCTGACTGTATAACATTCCCCTTCGTGTTAAAACATTGCGTTACCAGAGTTAGTGTAGTAGTCGGAAAAAGTGTTCATGCCCATGTCGTTAAGTTTGGGTTTCATACTGATGTTTTTGTGCAGAATTGCCTGATTAGTCTGTATTCACAATCCGGGTCAGTGGGCAATGCAAGGAGggtatttgatgaaatttctaataaGGATATCGTTTCGTGGAATTCTATAATTATTGGGTGTTTGAGAAACTCAGAGCTGGATATGGCGTTAGAGTTGTTTAGGAGTATGAAGAAGCGGAATATTGTTACTTGGAATTCAATTATCACGGGGTTCGTACAAGGAGGTAGGCCAAAAGAAGCTTTAGGATTCTTCTACGAAATGCAAGTTTTTGGTGATGATATGGTTAGTCCAGATAAAATGACAATTGCTAGTGTGCTCTCAGCTTGCGCTTCTCTTGGCGCGGTTGATCAAGGAAGGTGGGTGCACGATTACTTGAATACAAGCGGATTGGAGTTTGATATGGTGATTGCAACAGCATTAGTCGATATGTATGGAAAATGTGGGAGTGTTTCTAGGGCCCTTGATGTTTTTAGAGCAATGAAAAATAAGGATGTGTTGGCATGGACGGCTATGCTTTCTGCATTTGCAATTAATGGGAATGGCAGAGAAGCTTTTGAGCTTTTCTTGGACATGGAAGCTGCTGGAGTGAGGCCTAATGCTGTCACTTTTACTGCGTTGCTGTCTGCTTGTGCTCATTCTGGCCTTATAGATACAGCCCGTTGGTGTTTCCATGTGATGAGGCATGCTTATCACATAGAACCACAAGGTCAACACTATGCTTGCATGGTTGACATTCTTGGTCGAGCTGGTCTCTTTGATGAAGCAGAAGCGCTAATCAGAAATATGCCCTTGGAACCAGATGTTTTCGTTTGGGGTGCTCTACTTGGTGGCTGTCAAATGCACCGAAACTTTCCGTTAGGAGAAAAAGTCGCGTGGTGTTTAATTGCTTTAGAGCCTTTGAACCATGCTTTTTACGTTATTCTTTGCGATATATATGCCAAAGCTGGTAGGTTTGATCATTTGAAGGAAATTAGAGCTCTTATGAAGGAAAAAGGGATCGAGAAGACCGTTCCTGGCTGCAGCACGATTGAAGTTGGTGGAGTTGTCTGTGAATTTTCTGTAAGAGGATCACCTCAAGTTTTGATGACGGAAATACTGTCTGTTTTAGATAGTTTGAGTGATGAGATAGGAAGGAGTATTAATATGAGCCTCGTTCAAGAATTATGA